A region of the Scatophagus argus isolate fScaArg1 chromosome 19, fScaArg1.pri, whole genome shotgun sequence genome:
GTCACCttcatgttattttattcattttcgCGTGATGTTGTCCCAGAGgttttgctcttcttttctgtgtttctgacgCCTGTCCGTCTCCCTCTGGTCTCGTCTCTGTCAGGACCTGGTCTGTCTGTTTGACATCTACCTGACCCCTCTGCAGAAGGAGACCTTCCTCAGTAAAGAAGAGGTAAGCGCAGACCAACGTTCGGTCGGCCGGGACGCCGGCTCGTTGTTGCCTTCTCTGACTGCAGCGTCTCTCTCCCTCAGATGGAGGCGCTGTTCGGCAGCCTGCCCGAGATGTTGGACTTCCAGAGAGTCTTCCTTCAAACTCTGGAGGAGAGAATCGCGTCCTGCCCCGACTTCAGTGCCCTGGAAACACCTGGACAGTTCAAGGTAAATGATTTTCACACATCTTTTATTGGTTTCGGCGGATTCCATTGGCCCCGTCTGAGTGCTCTTACGTTGTCTCTCTCCTTGCTGTCAGAAACTCCTCTTCTCATTGGGCGGATCTTTTCTCTACTACGCCGATCACTTCAAACACTACAGCGGCTTCTGTGCAAACCACATCAAAGTCCAGAAGGTCCTGGAGAGAGGTGATCTGTCACACCACACGAGGCCAAACCCTCAGTCACATCATCCGGACCCTGATCCGAGTCCACCTCAGACAGCTTCTGTGATCTGATCATTAAACAACGATTTGGTTTTCACAGCAAAGACAGATGGAGCCTTCAAGCACTTCCTGGAGACAAGGAATCCAACCAATCAGCACTCGTCCTCTCTGGAGTCGTACCTGATCAAACCTGTTCAGAGAGTCCTGAAGTATCCACTGCTGCTCCGAGAGCTGGTGTCTCTGACTGACCCCGAGagccctgaacacacacacctgacaggtacgacacacacacacacctgacaggtacgacacacacacacacacaaacctgaaaggtatgacacacacacacacacacacacacacacacacacacacctgacaggtatgacacacacacacacacacacacacctgacaggtacgacacacacacaaacctgaaaggtatgacacacacacacacacctgacaggtatgacacacacacacacacacacacctgacaggtacgacacacacacacctggttgAAGCTGTACTGACTCAGTGTTAAAGTGCTGAATGTTCCTGACCTGTAGTTCCCCTGCTGTCCACACAGAGGCGCTGAGGGCCATGGAGAAGGTGGCAAGTCACATCAATGAGATGCAGAAGATCTACGAGGATTACGGCCCCGTGTTCGACCAGCTGGCTGCGGAGCAGAGTGGACCTCACAAACAGGTACAGACatgtcacgcacacacacacacagccatgttATTAGCAGGAGGGCTGCAGTCAGTGCTGATCATTGTCACTGATTATTGATGACTTTTCCAGTGTGACCAACAGCATCTTTTCCCCACTTGCTCATCGCTCCTTCAGGTGACGGAGATCTCGATGGGGGAGTTTCTGGTCCACTCGTCGGTGGTGTGGTTGAATCCGCTTCCTTGTCTGGGACGCCTGAGGAAAGACCCCGAGCTCACGCTGTTCGGTGAGTACCGACACACACTCTGAGTGCAGCTGgcagcaggagtgtgtgagcGCTGAGTAACGCCGTGTTTCACCCCTCAGTGTTCAAACGGGCCGTCATCCTGGTGTACCGTGAGAGCACCAGGCTGAAGAAGAGGATGGTAGGTCTCCTTCATCCTGTCCTGAAGAGTCTTAAGagtctttgtttgctttgtgtttctgaataaATCCGGTTTCCTGTCCCACAGACCGGCTCCCGCTCCGCTGACCCCGACCCCTTCAGGTTCCGCTGGTTAATCCCAGTTTCTGCAGTTCAAGTCAGACCGGCCAACATGACAGGTGAATGACCAATCACAGGCCGtccagcaggtggtgctgtgATACTGTGGTCTGACAGGCAGTGGTAGAGAGTAGAGACGCCTGTACTTCTACTGCATGCTGATACTTTagtacttttgtgtgtgttcaggctcaGAGAACCCGTGTGTGTGGGAGCTGGTTCACAGCCGCTCGGAGGTGGAGGGACGACCAGAGACCgtgtttcagctctgcagcaggtAAAACATCCCGACAAGCATCCCGACAAGCTGGTGCACTCACCGGACCGGGACCAGCTTCTCCAGTGTGATACTCTGTTTTATCTCATGATGTGTTTAAGTGTCTTTTGGATGTTTTTGTACTCAGAATAAAATTAACTGCATTAACTGATCCTGAAATGTTCTCTGACCTGAACCTCACgctgtttgtgtctcagtgGTTTGGAGACGAAGGCCAGCGTGCTGCGAGCTCTGCGCTCCCTCCTCAGAGACCGAGCGCCCGCCGGCTCCCTGAGGAGGATCAGGCTGTCGACGGCAGACAGGAGCAGctcctggaggaggaggcagcgTCGCTCCAACACCCAGAGGACGACTCATCGTGAGTCGGAGGAGAGCTGCAGACCCGACGACGGCCTCATCCTGGGAGAAACCTGCTCGGAGCCTCCGCTGCCCAGCCGAGCCGCCTCCGCCTCCGAGCCTGCAGGGAGGAGGACCAGACTCTGCTCCCTGACCGGCGAGCTGGAGGCTCAGCTGCAGAGGCTGAACTTCAGTGAGGAGGAGGCGGAGCGAGGAGCAGCAGCGTCTCGGTCTGAGGAGCACGGATGGAGCTCCAGTCTGCGTCGTAGTCCTGCAGGAGAGATGCTGGACCTGCTGGAGAGAGACTTCAGTGTTCAGAGCCTGACCTCCATGACCAATGAGGACTGTTTCTTCGACTCTGTGCTGGGGACGCAGAAGGCGGCGGCGGTCCCCACGCTACAGAGCTAacgctaacatgctaacatggcCAAGACAGAAGCCTCAGAGAGGGAAACTGACCTGTAAACTTGAATCAGTTTCTTCCGCGTGTCTCGGATCAGCAGGAAGTTCTCAGAGCTGCACGTCGGTTTCACACGGAGGTGAACGTGGTTTCAGCAGTCAGCTAACAACACCAAGAATTTATGTGACGTGAAGGCTTCGTAGGAATAAACTCAACCACAGCAGAATTTAGAGCCGCTGAGGGGGAAATAAAACCACGAAAACGTTAcgggaacacaaacacacgtctTAATGCAAAGGGACGACTTTACattccagtcagtcagtctgtcatgACCGTTTTGACTGAAATTACAATCTGGAATCAAGTAGACTGACTTTCTTATGTAATTATGACATTTTCTCGTGAAGTGATGATTTTTAACGTATCGCTTATTTTTTCCCCTCGCGGCGGCTGTGAACTCTGAGCTGCACCAACAGGGCTGAGAAACAAACCGCAAACCCCCAAAGCACTTTCAGGATCGACGGCTAAGATTCTTTATGAAGACGATACGGTGGTTTTAAGTTCAAAGTCTGTGGGACGAAATAACTTCGAGTGACCCTGAAAACAAGGCAGAAGAAGCAGGAGGTCAGTTCTGTGTGGATTTCAGGAAGCTCTGCCTGGACTCTTCGTCATATGCACGTTGTAAAAACGTTTTCCTGTACAATTTGTTCTCTCGACAAAAGCAGTTTGGACTGAAGCTGCTGGATCGGATCCAAGTATCTGtaggactgactgactgtattTATATGAGCTGTTAAAGTATTtggtaatttatttttcttaaatgtttgtctgttgttttaatggCAGTCCAATAAACGACAAAGTCTGTAATTTAACGTTCATTGTTCtcagtttttcttctgtgaCTGTCAGTAAAAACAGCATCCGTAGAAACTtattaaaacagaataaacacataaatggCTCCAAACAGTTCGTCTGATGTAATCCAGATCTCCGTGGCCCCAAACTGATCTAAAGAAATTATTTAGACCAAGTGTACACATGATCGAGCACCAGCTTTTAACCTTTTAGCTTAGCTAACCTTTTAGCTtagcagctacagtgaagatGTTATCTTAAATAACTtcatttcaaatcagtttgggGTCTCAGAGACTTAAATCACAGCTGAGAGGCTGGAAACCTTTAAGATCAAAACATCATACTGTGTGTTGATGTTTAGCAGCCATTTAGTTATCCACATTCACAATTtgagcatattagcatgctaacattagctaaccATCGGTAAACTCAGCTGAGGCTGAACGtcatcaggatcaggatcagcaGAGTAACTACAGTGTggaccacagtgtgtgtgtgtgtgtgtgtgtgtgtgtgtgtgtgtgtgttctttgttcTGCTGTCCCTGAAGAGGACAATGAAGCGGTTGGTGTTTGTGTTCCCACTGAAGAACATTAATCCAGATTACATTAATCCAGATTAcattatcagtgtgtgtgtgggtgtgtgtggttCTGGTTAGTGTTTGTAATCTCTTTTAATTTGACTTCTTTTCTGTGTCCCAGGATGCTCCAAATTCTGTTACtatgacaaagaaatgaaaagctgaaaaggaCTGAAGGTGTGTGAGTCACTCCAGCTCTCGTTGCCATAGTAACCGCTGTatggaggacagaggaaacactgaaacagggCAGCCTGTGATGGAGGACAGGAGGCTCTCTGATGAACAACAGTCCAGCTGTGAACTCcgtgttttcagtgattttcttACCTGTTGCAGGGGCGCCTGCCCTGCCTGTAGTACCACTCTGTACCACTAGAGGCGCTAGTCTGACAGTCGGGAGGTGCACAAAACAGTTTAATGCCTTTGAGGGGTTTTTTATCGATGAAACAGAAGTGAATGTTTTGAAGCAGCAGGATGAGTCTGTCCTCAGGTGTTACCAGCTCACCTTTATTCCACATGAGCTTTGTGTTCAGCTCTCGTCAGGAGGACAAATGTTGTTTGTTCAGCAGGAATGTGCTGAactggacgtgtgtgtgtgtgtgtgtgtgtgtgtgtgtcctctcagtCACTGCAGGAGGACGAACACGTCACATCTCGGTCAGCCGGTgagtttgtagttttttttatttgttttaaaaaagcagcttttcttCTCTGGGATTCGAACACGTGACACGACGTGATGATGATAAATCGAATGCACTAATTATTCTTATTGTTTTCCTCCTCGGCTCCAAATTGGAATATCAGAGAAGACAAAACCACTGAAGCCTTAAcaagatgtgtgtgagtgtgtgtgtgtgtgtgtgttcagctgagaCAAAGCAGTTCATTTCTATTCATTTATATTAGTGTCTGTGAGCTGATTGATGGCTAATGGGGCCTCAGGGGGGCTCGGGGGCCTCGGGGGGCCTCGAGGGCCTCAGGGGGTTTCTGTCAGATGGTTTAATTCGGCTCGATCATCTCTGCGACTGCGGGGGTCAAGGGTCAAACTGGCTTCAGCGTGAGGCTGATTTCAGCCATGTTGGATGGAGGAGGGACTTCTTCACGTGTAATCAAAgcctcctcctcacctgctcTTCAGGTGTGGCGATGACGTTTGATCAGAGCAGAAACGTTGGCCTCAGTGAGGACGAAACGCATTTTAACCTGAAGTGAAGACGAGCTGCCGTCTGTCAGGCGTTTGatttcctgctctgtgtgtgaagTCCTGACTGCTGGGACGTCAGACTCTCacctttcatctgtcttttctctgtagacgaagatgatgatgatgatgatgaggctgAATGTTCTGCGGATTCTTCCTTTAATCTAAACTTtctccacaacaacaacaacaacaacaacatggagACTGAAAGACACatcaacttcctgtttgtaaaagaaaaacgacaaccaaacaaaatacacaaactgagaaacaaaaacacagcaacaacaacacaaacatccaaacaaaGATTTCAGTTTCCTCAGTAAATTAAACagataaagtaaaacaaatacaaaccaaAAGATTAACAAGAACCAAGAAaactaaagaaacaaaaaagtaaacaaaaacaccaaattaaaaaTCCACAAATTTGAagcaaagcaacacacacacacacacacacacacactcacacacacacacacacttcatcccTGTGGCTGAAATGTGCAAGAAAAATACCAAAGAGCTTCAGAAATATTAAACAGACAccacaattaattaatttaactgacaaaagatgtgaaaataattggccaacctgcagacagaaaactcaccatcatcatcatcatcatcatcatcatcatcatcatcaccatcatcatcatcaccatcatcatcatcatcacagggCAGGCGTAGGCGACTCGACTgtcattcatttcttctttcaaaatCTCATAATTATTATTGTCTTCTACCGACGGTGCGTTCAATGACGCTCtgattttgaatgcagaaaACACttcttttactgtattttattctgttggTCGTGACAAACACTGACTTCCTGCTGGTCTGAAGACATaagaaatcctttttttttcaactttatttgtacaacAATGTTGACACCAGAAATGCAGCTTCAcgaaaaagagatgaagagcaaaacaggacacaaaaacaggaataaAACTCACTCAAGgttaacagtaaacagtaagttaaaattacagagaaacagactgaaaaacagacttaaaaacagaataataattaaagttaaagataACATTACGAGTGTATTAACTGATTATAGCAACAAGGTTCTCAAAGGGATTTCATTTTGATGAGTTTTCATGTTAaattcagaatattttcagcTTCCATTTTGTGTGTAACATAACTTTGGCGGCTCCAGCTTCTCATGTCATGTGCCCGTTGAGGTCGTGACCTCCAGCGTGGAGTCAAACGTACACTTTTCTTCTTCCTAAGTGGTCACGAGCCCAAGACGCCAGGAGCCGCAGTGCAGAACCTCCATTAGAAACGTGGCCACATTAAAGCAGCAGTAACTGCAGGTTTGGCCTCGTCGCTCCGGTGGGAAACGACGCgtctttgcttttcatttgttatcCTACCAACAGGACAACATTAATTAAGCAGTGTTGATGGTTGAACTGGTGCTCACAGGGACTTTACTGGGAGGTTTTCCCACAGCGAGGCTGCTTGGTGAATGcaggagaaaatgtgtgtttattgtttgcGGTTTGGTGGAAGCTGCTCGTGTCTGTGCAGGTCTGAGGCTGATAAGAGCCAGACTGCAGGATTATGGTAATAACAGGCTGCCGCTGACTGACTGCTGGCTCCCATCACAGCCGACCGGGTGGGCGGGCTGCCGGCGCTTATCGCCGTGTTGCAGAGGGCGATTGTTCACGCAGTCACATGACGGGTGACACCTTGATTCACACTGCAGCCGGACAGAAGCACAGCTCAGCGGTTTTATCACCAAACCAGGACCAAAGTGACAAGCCGATGAGGCACGTCGTTTCCAAAGCACAAATGATCCTGTCGGTTGTCTGAAATGTGGCCGTTTTCATGAGCAAAGAACTCTGAGAAGCAGATACGATCAGTAATAATCAGTAACGAGAATCACCTTCACGCTCGCCGCATTCATCCAACGCTCCTAAAACTCTTTCTGGGACCGTTAGCTCACATAAACCACATCTAACTGGTGAGGTCCAAAGAAAACAACGAAAAGCAAATCATTTTCAGGTGAACGACTGCCTTTTGTGCGGTCGAAGGCGTCGAACAGAACCGTTTCTGCGGCGCTGTTGCACCTCGCCATCAACTCATCAGATAAGGACGCTGCTCTGCGGCTCCTTCAGCAGAACCGCTGACCTTCAGGTTAGGAACAAAAACCTGATTCCTGAACTGTTCGTTTTGTTCGTACGAAGGTTTCTTCTTTTCAGGGTGAGCTCACAGcaagagaagaaagcaaaaaggACGCCTGGTGCATCCCTTCCAGGACGCAGAACGGGCTGAAACTGTATGTAAGGTTGCCAAGGCGACAGCAGGCGGAGGGGCGGTTAACCCACACACCCTGTGCTTTCATTCACACTGCTTCTCTGTGCTTCGTCCTCAGGAAGTCACTTCAGACAGGCTGACGAGCACACAGCACAGGTAAGATCGCAGCTTTCGTACAACTTCACTGTAAGGGGCGAGTCGCCAAGGCAGCGGCGAGCTCGGGCTGAAGACGAGACAGAACTTCAGTCCGACACAGCTGTTagtttgtgtttcctgcagaggaacagcagctcagcaggaGTAAACCCGAGGGACTCTGCAGCTTTAAATGGACATAATTGAGTGTCAATGATCACCACATCAGCTGCAGAGTAACTAATGCAGGCAATCAGCGAGCTCACACACGCTCGCCCCCCCCAAAGAGAAATCAAAaacctgagagagaaaaacgCTTTCCCAtcagcagcctcagctgtgcGTCCGTCACGCTCCCACGCTCACTTCGCTTCTCATTTCTCCTGTGGTTGCAGCCCGCTGGAGCCTGTGCTGAGGAATTATCTGCTGTCAGGACCTGCCCGGGACGCCGCCGTGCCATCAGGGACCCGAGCTGGACAGGAGGGGGGGCTGAGCCATGCTGTCCGCCGCCATTCAGATCCTGGCGTTCGCCTTGGCGCTCCTGGGTGTCCTCGGCACCACTGTGGCCACACTGCTGCCCAACTGGAAGGTGAGCAGCAATGCCTGGTCCAGCGTCATGACCCCCATCTCACAGATGCAGGGGCTGTGGATGGACTGCGTCTGGTACAGCTCCGGGGTCTTCAGCTGCACCATGAAGAACTCTGTGCTGTCGCTGCCGGCGTATCTGCAGACCGCACGGGCCGGCATGGTTCTGTCCTGCATGGTGGCGTCGTTTGGACTCTGCCTCGCCTCCCTGGGGCTTAAATGTACCCGCTGGGGGGGCAGCCATCGAGCAAAGGGGCACACGGCCATTGCTGCAGGGGGGTGCTTCGTATTGGCCAGCTTTCTGTGCCTGGTCCCCGCATCCTGGTTCACCAACGAAGTCATCACCGCCTTCCTGACCACGGACGTACCAGACAGCAGCAAATATCAGCCTGGAGGAGCTCTGTGTGTGACGTTTATCTCCGCTGGCTTCCTTCTGGCTGGAGGggtcattttttgtttgtcgTGTCCTGGAAGGAGAACAGGACGACCGGACTATCATCCCCCCGCTGACCCCGACAGGCTGCTGATGTACCGAGACGAGCAGCGGAGGCGGGAGCTGCAGACGCAGCGCATGCAGCCgaaaaacaggcaaaacaaGACGGTTCAGCTGCACATGGATGGAGTGAAGCAGGGGAAACCTCCTCAGGGGAAACCTGACCAGGACCAGGAGCACAAACTCTACTCGTCCCCCTCCAAACTCCCTCCAAAAGACATCAAGGACAGCTACAGCCTCCAGGAGTATGTTTAAATCCCACAGCTGAGAGGGGAAATGTGGAGCTGTCGGCTGATGCTTTCTGGCTCATAGAAGGGGGGGAGGTGGGCTGGGGGAGGTCTGTTTGAGGGGGAATAATTACCAAATGCTGGAAACAGATTGTGGATTCAGCTGAATGGCTCCgaaatgagaggaaaagcagaggacAGGAGCTCTGCGAggacaaaaaccaaaacctgcACGGGAACCAAACTGtaaatcttttaaaaactgCCTGCAAAGCTTCGCCACACCAAAGAGCTGAACCTGCTGATCATAAAAGAAATCAGCCTGACACTGAAAGCCATCATTTTCCAGCTGTAGATTCCGTCTGAGATTAACTGGAGCTCAAGCAGGGCCGACCCAAAGCTTTCCGGGGCCGTGAGCAGGATTTAGCCACCCAATACACATGAAAAACACGTCAGGTGTGGAGAGCGACTGTAGCATGTTGGAGCTTTGAGATACGCTGTCTGATTCTACTGCAGTCTGTACAGTCCCAAAAAATTGTACAAATTTGTTTATAGCGTCAAACTCGGGAGCAAATACCTGTGACAAAATATTTAGTTAAATATTTAGTTAGTTAGTAATAAAAGTTATCATCTGGCATTGCTAATCCTGCTTCCCGAACAGGATATACAGAGCAGAACCTCACACCCAGGTGTAAATGTTCCGTAGATAACTGATAAAAaacgttagcttgctaacataCGACACGTTCAGGGTAACGGCGGAGACGGGAGTACCAGTCTGACGTGACACTCGGTCACAATGCTGAGAatttaaatcacacaaatttaaaatgtaccTCAAATCACTGTATCAtgttggttagcttagcataatcAACCGACAGCATGTTGTCACTTTTTAATGTGCAGTtatcaataataaatatgaaacatccagttagactttcaaaataaagtttgctaCTTGGTtagttttaagaaaaaaaatcatgcatgTGATTAAAATAAGGACGTTAGGTAAGTTATGAACGTAACTCGGATAAGCTGGACGCGTTTGGCCCGTCCGGCCTCCTCGGCCACCTCCTGAATCAGATTTTGTCGCTGTTGGTGCTCCTGTGCCGGACAGACGCCTCCAGAAGCTCTGAAGGGCCAGCAACCAGGCCGAGATATGACAGAAATATGAACTGCTTGGTGTGATTATTGCTGTCTTTCATGGAGCACCCAAATTCAGAACAATATGGTAAACCCACAACGTTTTGAATGTATTTTGGATTTGTAGTAAATATAGAACAGCATAGTTAGCTTTTCTatgacaaatgaatgaaaatcaacAGAAAACGTCCTGGAAGACTTTCGTTCCAGAGAGCAGAGCCCAGCAGAGGCTGAGATGCTCGGCCGGTTCAG
Encoded here:
- the LOC124050768 gene encoding claudin-20-like, whose amino-acid sequence is MLSAAIQILAFALALLGVLGTTVATLLPNWKVSSNAWSSVMTPISQMQGLWMDCVWYSSGVFSCTMKNSVLSLPAYLQTARAGMVLSCMVASFGLCLASLGLKCTRWGGSHRAKGHTAIAAGGCFVLASFLCLVPASWFTNEVITAFLTTDVPDSSKYQPGGALCVTFISAGFLLAGGVIFCLSCPGRRTGRPDYHPPADPDRLLMYRDEQRRRELQTQRMQPKNRQNKTVQLHMDGVKQGKPPQGKPDQDQEHKLYSSPSKLPPKDIKDSYSLQEYV